The following proteins are encoded in a genomic region of Mycolicibacterium confluentis:
- a CDS encoding cysteine desulfurase-like protein, with product MAFDVARVRGLHPTLGDGWVHFDAQAGMLIPDAVATTVSTAFRTSAPSAAGPHPYARRSAALLGAARQAVADLVNGDPRGVVFGADRAALLTSLADASSSRAGLGYELVVSRLDDEANISPWLRAANRYGARVKWAEVDIETGELPSWQWESLISKSTRLVALTSASSTLGTVIDLRPVTKLMHDVGGLVVVDHTAAAPYQTFDLQEIDADVVAVNAASWGGPPVGALVFRDPGLIDTFGSVSMNPLASGAARLEMGLHQYGFLGGVVASIEYLAGLDESATGSRRDRLATSMGTAAAYLDRLFDYLVGSLRSLPRVMLIGQPEARIPALSFAVADVEAERVVQRLADNGILATANASSRVLDVIGVNDVGGAVTIGLAHYSTMAEVDQLVRALASLG from the coding sequence ATGGCATTTGACGTTGCCAGGGTACGAGGTCTGCACCCGACTCTGGGTGACGGTTGGGTGCATTTCGATGCGCAGGCCGGGATGTTGATTCCCGATGCGGTCGCGACGACCGTGTCGACGGCGTTCCGCACCTCGGCCCCCAGCGCCGCGGGTCCGCACCCCTATGCGCGGCGCAGCGCCGCGCTGCTGGGGGCCGCGCGCCAGGCTGTCGCGGATCTGGTCAACGGCGATCCGCGGGGCGTGGTGTTCGGCGCCGATCGGGCCGCACTGCTGACGTCGCTGGCCGACGCCTCGTCGTCGCGGGCGGGCCTCGGCTATGAGTTGGTGGTCAGCCGCCTGGACGACGAGGCCAACATCTCGCCGTGGCTGCGGGCGGCCAACCGCTACGGCGCCCGGGTCAAGTGGGCCGAGGTCGACATCGAGACCGGCGAGCTGCCGTCGTGGCAGTGGGAGAGCCTGATCTCCAAGTCGACGCGACTGGTGGCGTTGACGTCGGCGTCGTCGACGTTGGGCACCGTGATCGACCTGCGACCCGTCACGAAGCTGATGCACGACGTGGGCGGCCTGGTGGTGGTCGATCACACCGCCGCGGCCCCCTACCAGACCTTCGACCTGCAGGAGATCGACGCCGACGTGGTGGCGGTCAACGCCGCCAGTTGGGGCGGTCCGCCGGTTGGTGCCCTGGTGTTCCGCGACCCGGGCCTGATCGACACGTTCGGTTCGGTGTCGATGAATCCCCTTGCCTCTGGAGCGGCCCGGCTGGAGATGGGCCTGCACCAGTACGGCTTCCTGGGAGGCGTCGTCGCCAGCATCGAGTATCTGGCCGGCCTGGACGAGTCGGCGACCGGTTCGCGGCGGGACCGCCTCGCGACGTCGATGGGGACGGCCGCGGCCTATCTGGATCGGCTGTTCGACTATCTGGTGGGCTCGCTGCGCTCGCTGCCGCGGGTGATGCTGATCGGGCAGCCCGAGGCCCGGATTCCGGCGCTGAGCTTCGCCGTGGCCGATGTCGAGGCCGAACGGGTGGTGCAGCGCCTGGCCGACAACGGCATTCTGGCCACGGCCAACGCCAGTTCACGCGTGCTGGACGTGATCGGGGTCAACGATGTCGGCGGCGCGGTGACCATCGGGTTGGCGCACTACTCGACGATGGCCGAGGTCGATCAACTGGTGCGCGCGCTGGCGTCCCTGGGCTGA
- the hisC gene encoding histidinol-phosphate transaminase — MTARLRPLMQDLPAYTPGKTVPGAIKLASNETVDGPLPSVRKAIEDATDLLNRYPDNGYIELRQHLAKHVGFAPEHIAAGCGSVSLCQQLIQITAGVGDEVMFGWRAFEVYPLQVRVAGATPVPVPLKNHTHDLDAMLAAVTDRTRLIFVCNPNNPTSTVVPPDDLARFVDAVPDDVLVVIDEAYVEYIRDGLLPDSLGLVRSHPNVIVLRTFSKAYGLAGARVGYAVGDPEIITALGKVYVPFTASSLAQAAAIASLEASDELMARTDALVLERTRVSAALRELGYELPESQSNFVWLPLGPEHTDDFVEQAAGALILVRPYGTDGVRVTVGAPHENDAFLAFATDWIKNT; from the coding sequence ATGACCGCCCGCCTACGCCCATTGATGCAGGACCTTCCGGCGTACACACCAGGCAAGACGGTCCCCGGCGCCATCAAGCTGGCCAGTAACGAGACCGTCGACGGACCCCTTCCGAGCGTGCGGAAGGCCATCGAGGACGCGACCGATCTGCTGAACCGCTACCCCGACAACGGGTACATCGAGCTGCGGCAGCATCTGGCCAAGCACGTCGGGTTCGCGCCCGAGCACATCGCCGCAGGCTGCGGCTCTGTGAGCCTGTGCCAGCAGCTCATTCAGATCACAGCCGGCGTGGGCGACGAGGTGATGTTCGGCTGGCGCGCCTTCGAGGTCTACCCGCTGCAGGTGCGGGTGGCCGGCGCCACACCCGTCCCAGTGCCACTGAAAAATCACACGCACGATCTGGACGCGATGCTGGCCGCGGTCACCGACCGCACCCGGCTGATCTTCGTCTGCAACCCGAACAACCCGACGTCGACGGTGGTGCCGCCGGACGACCTGGCCCGATTCGTCGATGCCGTGCCCGACGACGTGCTGGTGGTCATCGACGAGGCCTACGTGGAGTACATCCGCGACGGTCTGTTGCCCGACAGCCTCGGCCTGGTCCGCAGCCACCCGAACGTGATTGTGCTGCGCACGTTCTCGAAGGCCTACGGTCTGGCCGGTGCCCGGGTGGGTTACGCCGTCGGCGACCCGGAGATCATCACGGCCCTCGGCAAGGTCTACGTGCCGTTCACGGCCAGCAGCCTGGCCCAGGCCGCGGCCATCGCGTCGCTGGAGGCCTCCGACGAACTGATGGCCCGCACGGACGCCCTGGTGCTCGAGCGGACCCGGGTCAGCGCCGCGCTCCGGGAACTGGGCTACGAGCTGCCCGAGTCGCAGTCCAACTTCGTGTGGCTGCCGCTGGGCCCGGAGCACACCGACGACTTCGTCGAGCAGGCGGCAGGCGCGCTCATCCTCGTGCGCCCGTACGGCACCGACGGCGTCCGGGTGACCGTGGGGGCACCGCACGAGAACGATGCCTTCCTGGCATTCGCGACAGATTGGATCAAGAACACGTGA
- the lipE gene encoding lipase LipE encodes MTTDGRIRLPDDLDSVTDIGAEDHSGIDPAAVERIWQATRWWYSAGMHPAIQVCLRHKGKVILNRAIGHGWGNAPEDPPDAEKIPVTTETPFCVYSAAKATATTVVHMLVERGAFSLDDRVCDYLPTYTSHGKDRTTIRHVVTHSAGVPLATGPRPDLSRMNDSDYAREMLGNLRPIYRPGLVHIYHGLTWGPLIREIVSAATGRSIRDILADEILDPLGFRWTNFGVAEADVPLVAPSHPTGKALPPAIARAFRLAVGGTMHEIIPFTNTPAFLTSVVPSSSTVSNAVELSRFAEMLRRGGELDGVRVLSPETLRAATRQARRLRPDVATGLKPMRWGTGYMLGSRRFGPFGRNTPAAFGHTGLVDIAVWADPDRDLAVAIVSSGKPGANPEAKRYPALLDRIAAEIPTRDIRGGGGI; translated from the coding sequence ATGACCACCGACGGCAGGATCCGGCTTCCCGACGACCTGGACTCAGTGACAGACATTGGGGCAGAGGACCATTCAGGAATCGACCCGGCGGCGGTGGAGCGGATCTGGCAGGCGACGCGTTGGTGGTACAGCGCCGGAATGCATCCGGCGATCCAGGTCTGCCTGCGGCACAAGGGGAAAGTGATCCTCAACCGCGCGATCGGTCACGGCTGGGGCAACGCACCGGAGGATCCGCCGGACGCCGAGAAGATTCCGGTGACCACCGAGACCCCGTTCTGCGTGTACTCGGCCGCCAAGGCCACCGCCACGACCGTGGTCCACATGCTGGTGGAGCGCGGCGCGTTCTCGCTCGACGACCGTGTGTGCGATTACCTGCCGACCTACACCAGCCACGGCAAGGACCGCACCACCATTCGGCACGTGGTGACCCACAGCGCCGGGGTGCCTCTGGCCACGGGACCGCGGCCGGATCTGAGCCGGATGAATGACAGCGACTACGCGCGGGAGATGCTGGGCAACCTCAGGCCGATCTACCGTCCCGGACTGGTGCACATCTACCACGGTCTGACCTGGGGACCGCTGATCCGCGAAATCGTCTCCGCGGCAACGGGTCGCAGCATACGTGACATCCTGGCGGACGAGATCCTCGACCCACTGGGCTTCCGCTGGACCAACTTCGGCGTCGCCGAGGCCGATGTTCCCCTGGTGGCGCCCAGCCACCCAACCGGCAAGGCCCTGCCCCCGGCCATCGCCCGGGCATTCCGCCTGGCGGTCGGCGGGACGATGCACGAGATCATCCCATTCACCAACACCCCGGCCTTCCTGACCAGTGTGGTGCCGTCGTCGAGCACCGTGTCCAACGCGGTGGAGCTGTCCCGCTTCGCCGAAATGCTGCGTCGCGGTGGCGAACTCGACGGCGTCCGGGTGCTGAGCCCGGAGACGCTACGGGCCGCCACCCGGCAGGCCCGTCGTCTTCGTCCCGACGTCGCAACCGGACTCAAGCCGATGCGCTGGGGCACCGGGTACATGCTGGGTTCGCGACGCTTCGGCCCGTTCGGGCGCAACACCCCGGCGGCCTTCGGCCACACCGGCCTGGTCGACATCGCGGTCTGGGCAGACCCCGACCGCGACCTGGCCGTCGCCATCGTCAGCAGCGGCAAACCGGGCGCCAACCCGGAGGCTAAGCGCTATCCGGCGCTGCTGGACCGCATCGCCGCGGAGATCCCGACACGGGACATACGCGGTGGCGGAGGGATTTGA
- a CDS encoding class I SAM-dependent methyltransferase: MTSVPRRTLNEAVTRFWSLAAPAYDFSALQRWAYRPPQDEVITLLRDHKCRRIVDVACGTGILADRIQRELKTEQVYGVDMSDGMLRQAMARSGDVQWLRAPAEKLPFDDGALDAVVTTSAFHFFDQAAALREFRRVLEPGGIAAVATLAPHQPPLLSRFIDSSRSLAHNPAPDEMRALFTDAGFEVADQHRVRRPLWTRMFTDRITVGVRSA, encoded by the coding sequence ATGACGTCCGTGCCGCGACGCACCCTCAACGAGGCCGTCACCCGCTTCTGGAGCCTGGCCGCGCCGGCCTACGACTTCTCGGCGCTGCAGCGGTGGGCGTACCGTCCGCCCCAGGACGAGGTGATCACGCTGCTGCGCGATCACAAATGCCGCCGCATCGTCGATGTCGCGTGCGGTACAGGCATTCTCGCCGACCGGATTCAGCGCGAGCTGAAGACCGAGCAGGTGTACGGCGTCGACATGTCCGACGGCATGCTCCGACAGGCCATGGCCCGGTCCGGAGACGTGCAGTGGCTGCGTGCACCGGCCGAGAAGCTGCCGTTCGACGACGGCGCGTTGGATGCCGTGGTCACGACGTCGGCCTTCCACTTCTTTGACCAGGCAGCGGCGCTGCGCGAATTCCGTCGGGTGCTTGAACCCGGCGGCATCGCCGCGGTCGCGACTCTCGCACCGCATCAGCCGCCGCTGCTGTCGCGGTTCATCGACAGCAGCAGATCGCTGGCACACAATCCCGCGCCCGACGAGATGCGGGCGCTGTTCACCGACGCCGGATTCGAGGTCGCCGACCAGCACCGGGTCCGCCGTCCGCTGTGGACCCGGATGTTCACCGACCGGATCACCGTGGGCGTCAGGTCTGCGTAG
- a CDS encoding acyl-CoA dehydrogenase family protein: MIDFEIPAETAALRDQIRAFVNDKIVPYETDPRLTRHGPTEEMRTEMVELAREAGLLTFQAPARFGGREPSHVDQAVLFEAAGWSTLGPVALNCAAPDEGNMFLLGKIANEQQVEEFLVPVIEGRQRSVFAMTEPDGAGSDPNQLKTEAVFDGSDYVINGRKWLITGANGARTWIIMARVAPNEHGPDGPTLFLCDGDTPGIEIERVMNTMDRNYVEGHGVVVFNDLRLPASAVLGEVGQALRYAQLRLAPARLTHCMRWLGAASRAQAIAIEHARTRTGFGKPLAEHQGVGFMIADNEIALQQCRLAIWWACWTLDSGAKGRHESSMVKAMVSEELFKVADRCVQILGGMGISDETPVAMIFSDMRAFRLYDGPTEVHKYAISRQVLRNPR; encoded by the coding sequence GTGATCGACTTCGAGATTCCTGCCGAGACGGCCGCACTCCGCGACCAGATCCGCGCCTTCGTCAACGACAAGATCGTCCCGTACGAGACCGATCCGCGCCTGACGCGGCACGGCCCGACCGAGGAGATGCGCACCGAGATGGTCGAACTGGCCCGCGAGGCCGGTCTGCTGACCTTCCAGGCTCCCGCGCGCTTCGGCGGCCGGGAACCGTCACACGTCGACCAGGCCGTGCTGTTCGAGGCCGCGGGCTGGTCCACGCTGGGGCCCGTCGCACTCAACTGCGCGGCCCCCGACGAGGGCAACATGTTCCTGCTCGGCAAGATCGCCAATGAGCAGCAGGTGGAGGAGTTCCTCGTGCCCGTGATCGAGGGACGGCAGCGTTCGGTGTTCGCGATGACCGAACCCGACGGTGCGGGCTCCGACCCCAACCAGTTGAAGACCGAGGCCGTGTTCGACGGCAGCGACTACGTCATCAACGGCCGCAAGTGGCTCATCACCGGCGCCAACGGTGCGCGCACCTGGATCATCATGGCCCGCGTCGCGCCCAACGAGCACGGCCCGGACGGCCCGACCCTGTTCCTCTGTGACGGGGACACCCCGGGCATTGAGATCGAGCGCGTCATGAACACCATGGACCGCAATTACGTTGAGGGCCACGGTGTTGTGGTGTTCAACGACCTGCGCCTGCCGGCCTCGGCCGTGCTGGGCGAGGTGGGTCAGGCGCTGCGCTACGCCCAGCTTCGGCTGGCCCCGGCCCGACTGACGCACTGCATGCGCTGGCTCGGTGCGGCATCGCGCGCGCAGGCAATCGCGATCGAACATGCCCGCACCCGAACAGGTTTCGGCAAACCGCTGGCCGAGCATCAGGGTGTCGGCTTCATGATCGCCGACAACGAGATCGCCCTACAGCAGTGCCGCCTGGCGATCTGGTGGGCGTGCTGGACGCTGGACTCCGGCGCCAAGGGCCGTCACGAGAGTTCGATGGTCAAGGCCATGGTCTCCGAGGAACTGTTCAAGGTCGCCGACCGCTGCGTGCAGATCCTCGGCGGCATGGGCATCTCCGACGAGACGCCGGTCGCCATGATCTTCTCCGACATGCGGGCCTTCCGGCTTTACGACGGCCCGACTGAAGTGCACAAATACGCCATCTCCCGCCAAGTGTTGAGGAATCCCCGATGA
- a CDS encoding MarR family winged helix-turn-helix transcriptional regulator: MEGMIAGRTESSMPGLDIAEQRSWQNYLDSALRLTSTLNRGLTLSHNLTLVDVRLLDILDKAPNGSARMGDLAEALMSLPSRVTRQIRRLEAQGLVERTASPDDGRGVLAKITDEGRELVEKAMVTYSQGVRTHFLGQLSRPQIAAMGENCRRISSALKGSSAPRGYGRP; encoded by the coding sequence ATGGAGGGGATGATCGCCGGGCGGACTGAAAGTTCGATGCCTGGCCTGGACATTGCCGAGCAGCGATCTTGGCAAAATTATCTGGATTCCGCGTTGCGTCTCACGTCGACGCTCAACCGCGGACTTACGTTGTCGCACAACCTGACTCTGGTCGACGTGCGGCTGCTCGACATTCTGGACAAGGCACCCAATGGTTCAGCGCGGATGGGGGATCTCGCCGAGGCATTGATGTCGCTGCCCAGTCGGGTGACGAGGCAGATCCGCCGACTCGAGGCGCAGGGGTTGGTCGAGCGGACCGCCAGTCCGGACGACGGCCGCGGGGTGCTCGCCAAGATCACCGACGAGGGCCGTGAGTTGGTCGAGAAGGCGATGGTCACCTACTCGCAGGGGGTGCGCACGCACTTCCTCGGGCAGCTGTCCCGGCCGCAGATCGCGGCAATGGGCGAGAACTGCCGTCGCATCAGTTCGGCGTTGAAGGGTTCGTCCGCGCCGCGTGGGTACGGCCGACCCTGA
- a CDS encoding SDR family NAD(P)-dependent oxidoreductase produces the protein MTVLDLFKLDGKVVIVTGASSGLGVSFAQAFAEAGADVVLGARRVEKMASTAALVEEAGRQALTVQTDVADPAQCQGLVDAAVAKFGRVDVLINNAGVGTAVPATRETPDEFRKVVDVNLNGSYWMAQACGRVMEPGSSIINIASILGITTAQLPQAAYAASKAGVIGLTRDLAQQWGGRKGIRVNALAPGFFMSEMTDEYKPGYLDSQMPRVVLGRTGDPAELAATAVWLASPAGGYVVGQTIAVDGGITIT, from the coding sequence ATGACTGTTCTCGATTTGTTCAAGCTCGACGGCAAGGTCGTCATCGTCACCGGGGCCTCCTCCGGTCTCGGTGTCTCCTTCGCCCAGGCCTTCGCCGAAGCCGGCGCCGACGTCGTGCTCGGTGCGCGCCGCGTCGAAAAGATGGCCAGCACAGCGGCTCTCGTGGAGGAAGCCGGCCGGCAGGCGCTGACCGTGCAGACCGACGTCGCCGACCCCGCGCAGTGCCAGGGGTTGGTCGACGCCGCGGTGGCGAAGTTCGGCCGGGTCGACGTGCTGATCAACAACGCCGGTGTGGGCACCGCGGTGCCGGCCACCCGGGAGACGCCCGACGAGTTCCGCAAGGTCGTCGACGTCAACCTCAACGGCTCGTACTGGATGGCGCAGGCCTGTGGGCGGGTGATGGAACCCGGCAGCTCGATCATCAACATCGCCAGCATTCTGGGCATCACCACGGCCCAGCTGCCGCAGGCCGCCTACGCCGCCTCCAAGGCCGGTGTCATCGGCCTGACCCGCGACCTGGCCCAGCAGTGGGGCGGACGTAAGGGGATTCGCGTCAACGCGCTGGCTCCGGGGTTCTTCATGTCGGAGATGACCGACGAATACAAGCCCGGTTACCTGGACTCGCAGATGCCGCGAGTGGTGTTGGGCCGCACCGGCGATCCCGCCGAGTTGGCCGCCACCGCGGTGTGGCTGGCCTCTCCCGCCGGGGGTTACGTGGTGGGCCAGACCATCGCCGTCGATGGTGGTATCACCATCACCTGA
- a CDS encoding DUF1622 domain-containing protein, whose translation MGFTETIETVGKVIDAIGVGAIALGGLLAAGMAIGRLLRRNPNTYRLFRGQLGRAILLGLELLVAADIIRTVAITPTLESVGVLAGIVLIRTFLSWSLELEITGRWPWQKEAVSPGTSAPAGPAGPAPEPPASDMAQPTIR comes from the coding sequence ATGGGCTTCACCGAGACCATCGAGACGGTCGGCAAGGTTATCGACGCCATCGGCGTCGGAGCCATCGCCCTGGGCGGCCTGCTGGCCGCGGGCATGGCCATCGGGCGGCTGCTGCGCCGGAACCCGAACACCTATCGGTTGTTTCGCGGGCAGCTTGGTCGCGCCATCCTGCTGGGCCTCGAGCTTCTGGTCGCCGCGGACATCATCCGCACCGTGGCCATCACCCCCACCCTGGAGAGTGTCGGGGTGCTCGCCGGCATCGTCTTGATCCGAACCTTCCTGAGCTGGTCCCTGGAGTTGGAGATCACTGGTCGCTGGCCCTGGCAGAAGGAAGCGGTGAGTCCAGGCACCTCCGCACCCGCTGGGCCTGCGGGTCCCGCCCCTGAACCGCCCGCCTCGGACATGGCCCAACCAACCATCCGGTAG
- a CDS encoding crotonase/enoyl-CoA hydratase family protein: MADSYEALSVEIKDHIAQVTLLGPGKGNAMGPAFWAELPVAFEALDADPDVRAIVLTGSGKNFSYGLDLAASGNVLGPMMAEGAMARPRADFHRHLKGMQQSITAVADCRTPVIAAVHGWCIGGGVDLISAVDIRYASADAKFSVREVKLAIVADVGSLARLPLILTDGHLRELALTGKDIDAARAEKIGLVNDVFDDAEACLAAAHATAAEIAANPPLTVQGIKDVLDEQRTAQVSASLRYVAAWNSAFLPSKDLSEGVTAMFEKRPPQFKGE; this comes from the coding sequence ATGGCTGACAGCTACGAAGCGCTCTCGGTGGAGATCAAGGACCACATCGCGCAGGTGACCCTGCTTGGTCCGGGCAAGGGCAACGCCATGGGGCCCGCGTTCTGGGCGGAACTGCCGGTGGCTTTCGAGGCCCTGGACGCCGACCCCGACGTGCGCGCCATCGTGCTCACGGGTTCGGGGAAGAACTTCAGCTACGGCCTGGATCTGGCCGCCTCGGGCAATGTCCTGGGACCGATGATGGCCGAAGGTGCGATGGCCCGCCCGCGCGCCGACTTCCACCGGCACCTCAAGGGCATGCAGCAGTCCATCACCGCCGTCGCCGACTGCCGGACCCCGGTGATCGCCGCCGTCCACGGTTGGTGCATCGGCGGCGGTGTCGACCTGATCAGCGCCGTGGACATCCGCTACGCCAGCGCCGACGCGAAGTTCTCGGTGCGTGAGGTCAAGCTCGCGATCGTGGCCGACGTCGGCAGCCTTGCGCGCCTGCCGCTGATCCTCACCGACGGCCACCTGCGGGAATTGGCGCTGACCGGCAAGGACATCGACGCCGCGCGCGCCGAGAAGATCGGCCTGGTCAACGACGTGTTCGACGACGCCGAGGCCTGCCTGGCCGCCGCCCACGCGACGGCCGCCGAGATCGCCGCCAACCCGCCGTTGACCGTGCAGGGCATCAAGGATGTGCTCGACGAGCAGCGCACCGCCCAGGTTTCGGCCAGCCTGCGCTACGTCGCCGCGTGGAACTCGGCCTTCCTGCCGTCGAAGGATCTCTCCGAGGGCGTCACCGCGATGTTCGAGAAGCGACCGCCGCAGTTCAAGGGCGAGTGA
- a CDS encoding NAD(P)H-quinone oxidoreductase: MYAIVAEDADSLRWREVTDVAPGRGEVLIKVAAAGVNRADLLQAAGKYPPPPGASETLGMEVSGVIAALGDEVTQWKIDEPVCALLAGGGYAEYVAVPVEQVMPLPDGVGISEAAGLPEVACTVWSNLVMTAGLRPGQLVLVHGGASGVGTNAVQVARELGARVAVTAGSQAKLDLCRELGAEVLINYRDQDFVAQIKEANGGAGADVILDIMGAAYLDRNLDALATDGQLVVIGMQGGVKAELNIGKLIAKRTRVIGTALRGRPVGGTLGKGAIVRSVVESVWPMVSRGAVRPIIGATLPIEKAGEAHRLLASGEVSGKVLLTVG; the protein is encoded by the coding sequence ATGTATGCGATCGTCGCCGAGGATGCCGATTCCCTGCGGTGGCGCGAGGTCACCGACGTCGCGCCGGGTCGCGGCGAAGTTCTGATCAAGGTCGCTGCGGCCGGCGTCAACCGCGCGGATCTGTTGCAGGCGGCCGGGAAGTATCCGCCGCCGCCCGGCGCCAGCGAGACCCTGGGCATGGAGGTCTCCGGTGTCATCGCCGCACTCGGCGATGAGGTGACGCAGTGGAAGATCGACGAACCAGTCTGCGCACTGTTGGCCGGCGGTGGGTACGCGGAGTACGTCGCCGTACCGGTGGAGCAGGTCATGCCGCTCCCGGACGGCGTCGGCATCAGCGAGGCCGCCGGACTGCCCGAGGTGGCGTGCACAGTCTGGTCCAACCTCGTCATGACGGCAGGCCTTCGGCCGGGCCAACTGGTCCTCGTGCACGGCGGCGCCAGCGGAGTGGGGACCAACGCCGTGCAGGTGGCACGAGAGTTGGGCGCCCGGGTCGCGGTGACCGCGGGGTCACAGGCCAAGCTGGACCTGTGCCGTGAGCTGGGCGCCGAGGTGCTGATCAACTATCGCGACCAGGACTTCGTCGCGCAGATCAAGGAGGCCAACGGCGGGGCCGGCGCCGACGTGATCCTCGACATCATGGGGGCCGCCTACCTCGACCGCAATCTCGACGCCTTGGCCACCGACGGACAGTTGGTGGTGATCGGCATGCAGGGCGGGGTCAAAGCCGAACTGAACATCGGCAAGCTCATCGCCAAGCGGACCCGGGTGATCGGCACCGCACTTCGCGGACGACCCGTCGGCGGGACGTTGGGCAAGGGCGCGATCGTGCGCTCGGTCGTGGAGTCGGTCTGGCCCATGGTGTCGCGAGGGGCGGTGCGCCCGATCATCGGTGCGACGCTGCCGATCGAGAAGGCCGGTGAGGCGCATCGCCTGCTGGCCTCCGGTGAGGTGTCCGGCAAGGTCCTGCTGACCGTCGGCTGA
- a CDS encoding peroxynitrite isomerase produces the protein MAELHPQITVLAPLLGTWTGSGSGEYPTIDAFTYLEEVTFGHVGKPFLSYSQRTRSEAGQPMHAETGYLRAPAPGRAELVLAHPTGITEIQEGTLTDDGSSILLELTATTIGLTSTAKDVTALTRSIRVTGDELTYTVGMGAVGQPLQHHLSATLRRKDA, from the coding sequence GTGGCCGAACTGCATCCCCAGATCACGGTGCTCGCGCCGCTGCTGGGCACCTGGACGGGATCAGGGTCGGGCGAGTACCCGACCATCGACGCCTTCACCTACCTCGAAGAGGTGACGTTCGGCCACGTCGGCAAGCCGTTCCTGAGCTACTCCCAGCGCACCCGATCCGAGGCCGGCCAACCGATGCACGCCGAGACCGGTTACCTGCGCGCACCCGCCCCCGGCCGCGCCGAACTGGTGCTGGCCCACCCCACCGGCATCACCGAGATCCAGGAGGGGACGCTCACCGACGACGGCTCGTCGATCCTGCTGGAGCTGACGGCCACCACCATCGGGCTGACGTCCACCGCGAAAGACGTGACCGCACTGACGCGTTCGATCCGGGTCACGGGTGACGAGCTGACCTACACGGTCGGCATGGGCGCGGTGGGTCAGCCCCTGCAGCATCACCTCTCCGCGACCTTGCGCCGGAAGGACGCATGA
- a CDS encoding phosphotransferase family protein, producing the protein MSDRGLGDGPLENVTEITGGTQNIMLRFERSGRPYVFRRGPQHLRPISNKVILRETTVLTALGDTDVPHPRLIAACEDTSVLGDAVFYLMEPIDGFNAGAALPELHASDAGIRFQMGLSMADALARLGAVDHVAVGLSNYGKPEGFLERQVPRWLSELESYSAIENYAGPEIGDVDGVARWLQERLPTDWKPGIMHGDYHAANVMFSHTGPEVVAIVDWEMSTIGDPLLDLGWLVATWHDGSGDVLNHALSQAGGLCTPGDMIERYAQNTTRDLSSINWYGVMACFKLGIILEGTHARAGAGLAPKEVGDLLHAATLLLFERAQRLMDGEQ; encoded by the coding sequence ATGTCGGACCGAGGCCTGGGTGACGGGCCTCTGGAAAACGTCACCGAGATCACCGGCGGCACCCAGAACATCATGCTGCGGTTCGAGCGGTCGGGACGGCCCTACGTCTTCCGCCGTGGCCCGCAGCACCTGCGGCCCATCAGCAACAAGGTCATCCTGCGGGAGACCACAGTGCTCACGGCACTGGGCGACACCGACGTCCCGCACCCGCGACTGATCGCGGCCTGCGAGGACACCTCGGTGCTCGGCGACGCCGTCTTCTATCTGATGGAACCCATCGACGGGTTCAACGCGGGCGCCGCACTGCCCGAACTGCACGCCTCCGATGCGGGCATCCGGTTCCAGATGGGCCTGTCGATGGCCGACGCGCTGGCCCGATTGGGCGCCGTCGACCACGTCGCCGTCGGGCTGTCCAACTACGGCAAGCCCGAGGGATTCCTGGAACGCCAGGTGCCGCGCTGGCTTTCGGAGCTTGAGTCCTACTCGGCCATCGAGAACTACGCGGGCCCGGAGATCGGCGACGTCGACGGGGTGGCCCGCTGGCTGCAGGAGCGCCTGCCCACCGACTGGAAGCCCGGCATCATGCACGGCGACTACCACGCGGCCAACGTGATGTTCTCCCACACCGGACCCGAGGTGGTGGCGATCGTCGACTGGGAGATGTCGACCATCGGCGACCCCCTTCTGGACCTCGGCTGGTTGGTGGCGACGTGGCACGACGGCTCAGGCGACGTGCTCAACCACGCGCTGAGCCAGGCCGGTGGGCTGTGCACGCCAGGCGACATGATCGAGCGCTACGCGCAGAACACCACGCGCGACCTGAGCAGCATCAACTGGTACGGCGTCATGGCCTGCTTCAAGCTCGGGATCATCCTGGAGGGCACCCACGCGCGCGCCGGCGCCGGACTGGCCCCCAAGGAGGTCGGTGACCTCCTACACGCGGCGACCCTGCTGCTTTTCGAACGAGCCCAACGACTCATGGACGGTGAACAGTGA